GCCGGACGAACTGAACCGACGCTATCTCACGAACCGCGCCGATGGACTTCGCATCGGCGCTGCGCCGGTGCGTCTGATCATGGCGACCGTCTAGCGGTGCTGGCCGGATCGCGCGGCCTATACCTCGATCCGGATGACTCCGGCCTTCGTTTCGAGCGCGCGCCGGATTCCGATGCTCGTTCGGGGAACCTCGAAGGACCGTTGCGACGCGCAAGGAGCCGGCCGGAGCCGCGGCTCGACGTCGCCGCGATGGCGTCATCCGAACGGCCGCTGCGGCCCTGGCTTCGGCCTCTCGGCTCCGGCGCGGCTTTCCGGCTTGGGAGCCGGGCCAGCCGGCCGGCACCGCGGTTTCAGCCGCGCCTAAAACCCGTACAACTCAACCGGATTGTCGACGAGTATCTTGCGGCGAATCTCGTCGCTTTTCACGAGCCGCATCGCCCAGTCGAGCATGCGGGCGTCGTCGGGCACGGGCCGCACGTTGGGGTGCGGCCAATTCGATGCCCACACGCCGCGCTCGGGAAATCGTGTCGAAAGCGTGCGCACGAGCCACGACACGTCGTCGAAATCAGGCGCGCCGTCGCGCGAACTTTCGTATGGCGCGGACAGCTTGATCCAGCAACGCGGCCCGTCGAGCAGGCGGCACAATGACGCGAACCCTTCGCTTTGCGGCGTGACCGGCGCGAGAAACTTGCCGAGATGATCGATGACGAGCTTCGACGGCAGGCTCGCGAGCCTCGCTTCATGATGCGGCAGGGTGTGCGCGTCGAACTGGAGGTTGATGTTCCAGCCCATCGGTGCGATGCGCGCCGACATATCCGTGAGCGCGTCCCACGGCAGCAAGCCGCCCGGAAGCATCATGAATCGCACGCCACGTATGCCGGCATCGTGCAGGCGCTGCAGTTCCCCGTCGCCGACATCGGGCGGCACGACCGCGATGCCGCGCGCACCGTCGCCGAGCCGCGCGATGGCCGCGAGCGTGCAGCGGTTGTCGAAGCCGTACCCCGTCGGCTGCACGACGATCGCGCGCGAGAAGCCGAGCGCGCGCTGCACCTCCCGATATGCCGATGCAGGCGCCGGAGGCGGCGTGAACGTCGCGCTCGCCGCCAGCGGATAGCCTTCCTCATACACGTGGATGTGGCAGTCGCACGCGCCTTCGAAATCGATCGGAGCAATCATTGCGCGGCCGCCTGCATGGCGAAGTTCGAGAGGCGGTATGCGTGCGCCGCATTCACGGCACCGACGGGCGTGCGGCCTTGAAACAGCGCCTCGGTTTGCGCGATCGTTTCCATCGATTGGTGCTCGATGGCGCCCGGCGTCAGCCCGCCGATGTGCGGCGTCGCGATCACGCGCGAATGGGCCGCCAGCGAAGGCGAGGGCATCTGGTCTGCCGCGCGGCCCACATCGAGCGCGCATCCTGCGAGATGACCGCGCTCCAGCGCGGCGAGCAGCGCGGCATCGTCGACGAGTTCGCCGCGCGCCGCGTTGATGAAGTACGCGCCGGGCTTCATCGCCGCGAAGGCGCGCGCGTTCATGAGGTTCGTGGTCTGCGGCGTGGCGGGCGCGAGGCATGCGACGAAGTCGGCCTCGCCGAGCAGATCCTCCAAGCCGGCCTGATGCACGCGCGCATCGTCGATCGTGACGTAAGGATCGGACACGATGACGCGCATGCCGAATGCCAAGGCGAGATCGCACAGGTAGCGCGATATCTGCCCATAGCCGATCACGCCGAACGTGCTGCCGCGCAACTCGCGGCCCATCTTCTGAGCGGGGGCTTCGTGGCGGTGATACGCCTGCGCATACGCGGTCGTTCCGCGCGCGAGATCGAGCATCACGCCGATCACCCACTCCGACACGGCCGGCACGAAGCCCGCGCTCGCCTGCGTGACGAGCACGCCCAGTTCGCTCGCGGCGTCGACATCGATCGTGCGGATATCCACCGCGCAACGCACGAAGGCGGCCAGCTTCGGCAGCGCTTCGAACAACGCGCGCGGCGCGGGCGTCTGCCGGTACGCGATGATGACATCGGCGTCGCGCGCGGCGCCGGCGAGTTCCGCCGGCGTCAGCTCCCGATCTTCGGCGTTGTACGTGACGTCGGCGAACTTCGCGAGCGCCGCCGCCGCGCGCGCGCCGAAATAATGATCCAGCATGTGCCGGGGGTGACTCACGAATACTCTGTTCATGTCCTTATCCTGATTTTCTGGCTCGCTTTGCTTTCGCGGCGGTTTTGCCCGGGCGCGCGACCGACTCGCGCTCCACGAGCGTGATGTCCGTGAAGAGCGCCTGCTCCGATGCGGGCAGCGGTTCGTCGTGCGGACGCATCGCGCGCTCGACCATTTCGGCGGCCATCGCCGGCACCGGCAGTTGCACGGTCGTGAGCGCGGGGTTGGAGATCGCCGCGAGGAAATGCCCGTCCATGCCGACGATCGACACGTCCTGCGGCACGCGCAAGCCGCACTCGCGCAGGCCGGCCATGAGGCCGAGCGCCATCAGGTCGTTGACGGCGACGATGCCGGTCGGGCGCGCGTCGTCTTGCGCGAGCAGGCGCGCGAGCGCGCGGCCGTTCTCCGCGATCATCGAATCGCCGTATTCGTTGACCGGGCCGCTGTCGAGCACGCGCGCGTGCTCCGCCAGCCCCGCATCCCGCGCCGCCGAGAGAAAGCCGTCGATCTTGTCGCGGCGGCTCATCGTCGCGCCGCTCAGCGTGGCGAAGGCGAGGCGCGTGTGGCCGTGCGCGATCAGATGGCGCGTCGCGATGCGCGCGGCCTCGAAGTTGTCCGGCGTGACGTGTTCGACGCGCGTGGTCTCGCCTTCGGTCGCGCGGCGGTCGTAGCTGACGACGACCATGCCGCGATCGACGGCGGTTTCCAGATGGTGCTCGTTCGCAAGCGACGAAATCACGATCACGCGCCGCACGCCCTGCGACAGCAGATCCTCGAAGAACGACGCTTCCTTCGCCGGATCGCGATACGTATTGCCGATCATCAAGCGATAGCCGTAGCGCTCCTGCGCGTACGTTTCGACCTCACGCGCGATATAGCCGTACATCGGATTGGCGATGGACGGCACCAGCAGCCCGATGATCGGCGTCTGTCCCGTCTTGAGCTGACGCGCGAGCGTGCTCGGCCGATATTGCAGCGCGTTTATCGCGGCCTGCACGCGCGCGAGCGTTTCCTGACGCATCTGGCCGGTGCGGCCGTTGAGCACGTTGGATACCGTGCTCACGGAAACCCCGGCCTCGCGGGCGACATCCTGAATGGTGCTCATAAGGTTTTGCATCTGCCGGCTACAGGCCGAGCCGGGTCGGCAACCACAACGAAAAGGACGGCACCAGAATCAGCGCCACCAGTGCGGTGCACAGCACCAGCAGGTATTTGAGCATAGGACGCGCCACGGCCTTCATTTCCGTGCCGGTGATGGCGCAGGTCGCGAACAGGCCCAGGCCGATCGGCGGCGCGAACAGGCCGAGCCCCATCGCGACGACGATCACCGTGCCGAAATGCAGCGGGTTGATGCCGAGCTGCGCGGCGATCGGGGTGAGGAGCGGCCCGAAGATGATGAGCGCGGGCGCGCCTTCCAGCACCGCGCCGAACACGATCATGATGAGCACGGACAGCAGCAGGAACGTCGTCGGCCCGTACTGATGCGCGAAGACGATCATCGAATCGGAAACGAGCGCGGGAATCTGCTCGATGGTCAACGCGAACGACACGCTGGAGGCCGCGGCGACGATGAACAGAATGCTGCTCGCCATCGATGCCGAGCGCACGAACACGCGCACGACCGATTTCGGCGTGAGTTCGCGAAACGCCAGCCCGCCGACGATGAGCGCATAGACCACGGCGAACGCGGACACTTCCGTCGACGTCGCGATGCCCGACGTCACGCCCTTGCCGATCATGGTGATCATGACGAGCGCGACGAGCGCGCCGCCGAGCAGCGGCATCCACGCGCGCGGATGGGGGAGCGCATCGGCGAGATTGATGCGGCGCCCGCAAATCACCGCGACGGCTGCGAGCGTCGCGGCGAGGACGGCGGCCGGCACGACGCCCGCGAGGAACAGCCCCGCGATCGAAATGTTCGCGACGAAGCCCATGATGATCATGTTCACGCACGGCGGAATGGTTTCCGCCATCACGGCGCTGCAGGCGAGCAACGCCGCGGCTTCGTTCGGGTCTTCCCGGCTCAGGCGCACGGCCGGCATCACGACCCCGCCGACCGCCGCGATATCCGCGAGCTTTGAACCGGACACGCCGGAGAAGAACGCCGTCGCCATGATTGTGATAAGGCCGAGGCCGCCGCGCACGCGCCCGAAAATCCGCAGCAGCAGCTCGATCAGGCGCGACGACATGCCGTTGGTTTCCATCAGCAGTCCGGCCAGCACGAAGAACGGAATCGCGAGCAGCACGAAGTGGTCGGTGCCGGCCATCACCTGCTGCGAGTAGACGAGCATCGGCAGGGACGGTTCCGCGAGGAAGTACAGCAGCGCCGAGAACGCGAGCACGAAGCCGATCGGCACGCCGAGCACGAGCCCGCCGATGAATCCGGCCATCAGCAGGAAGCCGGGCTTGAGCGCGTGACCGGGCACGAACGCGTTCCACGCGAACACGGCCGCCGCGAGCAGAACGCAGCCGATCAAGGTGCCGAGCACGGTCTTGCGCGCGCCGTTGAGCGCGTTGGCGAGCGCGAACACCGTCATGAACACGCTGCCGATGACGAGCGGATACACGTTGATCCACGCCGGGAGGCCGCTCGGCGTCATCTGGCCGTAGGAGTCGGCCAGCAGCAGGCACGACGACACGCACAGATTCCCCGCGACGCCCGCGATCACCCAGTGTCCCGCGTGAACGAGCGCCGGCTGCCAGCGCTTGGGAAACATGCCGCGAAACAGGTCGATGCCGACGTGCTGGCTGCGCGCAAGCACCGTGGCGGCGCCGAGGAACACCAGTACGATCATCAGCGCCGCGGCGACTTCCTCGGCCCAGTCGAATGGATCGTGCAGGAAATAGCGGTAGATCACGGAGAGGAACACCACGAGCACGTCGGCTGCGAGCACGGCCGCGCACAGGTACTCGATCCAGTGCACGAGGCGCGCGAGGCCGCGTGCGAGCACGGTGTCATGGCCGACGCCCGGTGCGGCGCGTTGCGCCTGTGGTCCGGGCGTCACGGAGAAAGTGGTCATGGTATGCGTGCCTCGTTAGCCGCGCGTCGCGGCGATGGCGGTGAAGAGCGGCGCGGTCGCCGGATACTGCTTCGAGAAGCTCGCGTACAACTGCGACTGCATCTCGCCGCGCGCGGTGTCGCGGTCGGTCTTCGACATCGGATAGAACGTCATGCCACGCTTTCTCAACTCCTGCTCGGCGCTGGCGGCCGTCTGGATGGCCGCGGCGCGCTGCTTCGCGGTCG
The nucleotide sequence above comes from Burkholderia thailandensis E264. Encoded proteins:
- a CDS encoding amidohydrolase family protein — protein: MIAPIDFEGACDCHIHVYEEGYPLAASATFTPPPAPASAYREVQRALGFSRAIVVQPTGYGFDNRCTLAAIARLGDGARGIAVVPPDVGDGELQRLHDAGIRGVRFMMLPGGLLPWDALTDMSARIAPMGWNINLQFDAHTLPHHEARLASLPSKLVIDHLGKFLAPVTPQSEGFASLCRLLDGPRCWIKLSAPYESSRDGAPDFDDVSWLVRTLSTRFPERGVWASNWPHPNVRPVPDDARMLDWAMRLVKSDEIRRKILVDNPVELYGF
- a CDS encoding hydroxyacid dehydrogenase — its product is MNRVFVSHPRHMLDHYFGARAAAALAKFADVTYNAEDRELTPAELAGAARDADVIIAYRQTPAPRALFEALPKLAAFVRCAVDIRTIDVDAASELGVLVTQASAGFVPAVSEWVIGVMLDLARGTTAYAQAYHRHEAPAQKMGRELRGSTFGVIGYGQISRYLCDLALAFGMRVIVSDPYVTIDDARVHQAGLEDLLGEADFVACLAPATPQTTNLMNARAFAAMKPGAYFINAARGELVDDAALLAALERGHLAGCALDVGRAADQMPSPSLAAHSRVIATPHIGGLTPGAIEHQSMETIAQTEALFQGRTPVGAVNAAHAYRLSNFAMQAAAQ
- a CDS encoding LacI family DNA-binding transcriptional regulator, which produces MSTIQDVAREAGVSVSTVSNVLNGRTGQMRQETLARVQAAINALQYRPSTLARQLKTGQTPIIGLLVPSIANPMYGYIAREVETYAQERYGYRLMIGNTYRDPAKEASFFEDLLSQGVRRVIVISSLANEHHLETAVDRGMVVVSYDRRATEGETTRVEHVTPDNFEAARIATRHLIAHGHTRLAFATLSGATMSRRDKIDGFLSAARDAGLAEHARVLDSGPVNEYGDSMIAENGRALARLLAQDDARPTGIVAVNDLMALGLMAGLRECGLRVPQDVSIVGMDGHFLAAISNPALTTVQLPVPAMAAEMVERAMRPHDEPLPASEQALFTDITLVERESVARPGKTAAKAKRARKSG
- a CDS encoding TRAP transporter large permease subunit; translated protein: MTTFSVTPGPQAQRAAPGVGHDTVLARGLARLVHWIEYLCAAVLAADVLVVFLSVIYRYFLHDPFDWAEEVAAALMIVLVFLGAATVLARSQHVGIDLFRGMFPKRWQPALVHAGHWVIAGVAGNLCVSSCLLLADSYGQMTPSGLPAWINVYPLVIGSVFMTVFALANALNGARKTVLGTLIGCVLLAAAVFAWNAFVPGHALKPGFLLMAGFIGGLVLGVPIGFVLAFSALLYFLAEPSLPMLVYSQQVMAGTDHFVLLAIPFFVLAGLLMETNGMSSRLIELLLRIFGRVRGGLGLITIMATAFFSGVSGSKLADIAAVGGVVMPAVRLSREDPNEAAALLACSAVMAETIPPCVNMIIMGFVANISIAGLFLAGVVPAAVLAATLAAVAVICGRRINLADALPHPRAWMPLLGGALVALVMITMIGKGVTSGIATSTEVSAFAVVYALIVGGLAFRELTPKSVVRVFVRSASMASSILFIVAAASSVSFALTIEQIPALVSDSMIVFAHQYGPTTFLLLSVLIMIVFGAVLEGAPALIIFGPLLTPIAAQLGINPLHFGTVIVVAMGLGLFAPPIGLGLFATCAITGTEMKAVARPMLKYLLVLCTALVALILVPSFSLWLPTRLGL